Genomic window (Mycoplasma sp. NEAQ87857):
ATATTATACTTCTCCAGAAGTCAAATCAATGGTTATTGATATGAATAATAGTATTGGAGAAATAAATGATAATGATGTTATTGCTTTAAATGATTATAAAAAATATGAAGTTTCTAACCCTTCAATTGCTAAATATTTAAAAGATAGAACCAACTTCATTTTTGAAGAAGGTGGAGATTTTTATAATGAACCAAATGAGTTTGATTTATTTAGAGATTATCATGGTGGAAAAATTCGAGATAAATACTTTGAAAGTTATTATAAAGATTTCATATTAAATAATAAAGATTACTTTAATACTTTAAATAAAGATATTAGATTTTCTTATGGTGATATTTTAACTAAAGAAGCTGCTTGATCTGGTGCTATATCAAGAGAATACTATGACTATTTCCCATTTTCTCAATGAGTCTATTGAAATGAAAGTGATTATAAAAAATATGTCAAATATGTTGATATTGATTCTAAATATAGATTAAATGAAAATAAATCTATTATTGTTGAATATGATGAAAATATATTAGCTAACTTACTATTTACTCAACCAAATTACTTTGCTTCATCTGGTTCTTATAATCCAGCTGGTGAACATTTAAAATCTGAGATTATAAATAAAATGAAAACTGCTGATGAATACAATAAATGAGTCACAGACAATCCATTATTATGATATAACCCTATAAAAGAATTCAACGAATGATATAAAAAATGAAAAGAAGTATTACCTAAGATAATTGATAAAAATTGAACAGATGAACAAAAAGTAAAAGCTGTAATGTTTTATATTTGTGCAAATAGTTATTATTATTCTAACGATAGTTCATTAAGTTTTAAATTTGGTAGCTTTTTTGCAAACGGTAAAAGACCTTCTAATCCTACCATATTATTTGATGAAAATATTAGAAGTCTTAAATGTGTGGGTTATAGTAAAAACTTATCTATGGCATTAACTTTATTAAATATCCCAGTACGTATTATGGGTGGAGTTTCTAAAAAAGGAATGATAGACGGAGCTCATGCTTGAAATGAAGTATTTTTAGATGGAAGATGAAAGGTTATAGACCTTACTAATAGTGATTTTAGTGAAGAATTGTATAAAAATAGTGATAATTATAGTAGAGTTGGCAAAATAGATCCAGCATATAAAGGATTTCCTACTTATGAAATGAATCCTAATAGAATGATTTTTGAAAGAAATGATGATTACACTATTGCTAATTATAAATTAACAATAGATAGTTATATTTTAACCATTACTAATTATTCAAATCCCGATGAATATGAATATCCATATTTACCTAGAAGTATATATGCTAATGGACCTAGTTGAACTAATATAGATTTTAATAAAGAATTACCTTTTATACCAGAAATAATATCTAACAAAGAAAATGAAGAATATGAGGAATTACATAAAAATGACCCTATTGACAATGATTATGATTCTGCATTAAATTGAAAAAGACCAAAGAATTATTTAGGATAAGATATATTGGTAATTTTATTTAAACTTAATAATAAAATATATATAACAAAAAAGCAGTTAGATTATTCTAACTGCTTTTTAATAACATTTTTAAATTTTGAGATTTAGATTTCTTTGCTTAGTCAAAATAATATAATTTTTATATATAGCTATTTTAGTTATATATAAATTATTTTTAAATTAAGGACGAAAATGAAAAAATATAAATTATATTTTTTAACAGCTTGCATTTTACCTACTATTAGTTTAATTGCTTGTAGCAACACTAGTAATAAGTATAATGCATCAAATAACAATCTTAATAAAACCATTCAAGAATACAAAATAACAGTTAATAATCAAGAGGTAAATTTAAATCATACTTTTAATTTAAATGATCAAGTTACTATTGAATATACCAAAACACAAGAAAATCAAAATTATCAATGACAAATGTACATTAATAACCAATGGATTAATGTAGTTAATGCTACAAAAAATAAGTTAATTTTAAATATAAACAACTATTCTAATAATCAATATCGGTTAGTTATTAATGAAAATAGCAACACTATTACAACTAACCCTATTAATATTAATGTTGCTCAAGTTGCTAGTGCTCAATTAGATATTAATTTAACTGATGCAACTATTAATGCAAATTTAATCACAGTAGAAAATGATTCTACTGTGAAATTAAGTTATGATGGTAATAATCATTCAAATGTTAGTTATAAATGAATTAAAGAAAATGATCAAGAAACAAAAATAGTAGCTAATACAAAAGAATTAGTATTATCAAATTTTACTAATTTAGATATCAATCATAAAGATCAATATAAATTAGAAATTTATACTAATAATCATCTAGTTGCGGCATCTAATAGTTTTACTATTAGTAAAAAGATTATTTTTAATAATCTTAACATTGCTTTTAATGATGCAAAAAGTAATATTTTAGGAATATCTTACTTAGATCAAGATACTAAAGTAAACCTTAGTAGTTCTTTAGTAACGAACATTGATACTAAAGAACTTAAATATACTTGATATGAATTAATTAATGGAATTTGAACTAGTGTTTCAAATGATCAAGATTATCAATTTAACTATCAAAAAGGACAAATTAGAACTTTTAGATTAAATGTTAATGTTCAAGGAAGATGAAATATTAATCCTTTAGTGTCTAATAATTTAGTTTTTGAAACTAAATTACCAACTTTAGATTTAACTAAAGCGACTAAAGAATTTAAACACTGAGTAGAAAATAAAGCTAATTTATTAGCTTTATATCAAATTTGAGCTAATAATAATTTAGGTTTATTTAATGCTTATTTACTTAATGGAGTAGGTAGCATTAAAGTTTTAAATTTACCAGAATTAAATAATTGAGAATTTGATATTGATGATAGTGGGTATTTAATTGCAATAGCTAAAGTTAATGACGATCAAGGGACTATAGGAGTTTTTGGTTCAAGTAAAAAACCAACTAAAATAATTAAAATTCCTAAAGATAGCAAAATTAAATTTGTTCTACCATTTAATATTAAAAACACTAAACATCAAACTAATTTAATCTATAGTGTTTTAGGTGATGGAAGTACTATTATTAAATTGAATAATATAGCTCCTTATCATATATTTAAAAGTTATGAAGCATCAAATAATGCTATAGGTTTTGCTATTTTTAAACCAAATAGTGATTTTAATCAAGCTAATTTAATTTTTAAAGCAGAAGATCAATATTATAATAAAGCTTTAAACGTAGTACCAATAAGTAATTGAGTTTTTGTTCATAAGAAGTTTCGTGATTTAACTTTTAGTTCTACTATTTATGATCAAATTCCTTTTTATGGTTCAAAAGAGAATTTGATCAAACCAATTATTGTGATTGATCAATCTCACAATGATCAAATTATTCCATTGTTACCAAATCAAGAATTGAGTTTAAATATTAAACCTTATTTAAGTAATAATGCAGTAGATGATTTTAAGATTCAATGATATAGAACTACTAATAAAAATGATCTAAATGATGAATCTAAAATGGAATTAATTAATCAAGCTAATAGTTCTACACTAAATATTACAGCTAAAGAAATTAAAGGACATACTTTATATTATTATGTAGCTAAAGTTTCAACTAAATGAAATAACCATCTTATAAGTAGTTATTCTAAACCATTTATGGTTGATTTTACTGATGGATTAACCTTAAAAGAAGGGTGAGAAAATGAAGTTCAAGAATAAAAAAATACTATTAGCTACATTATCTACTTGTATTTCTATTGGTGGTTTAACTATTGCTTGTAGTAAAACACCTAATACAATTCAATCACCAGTAAAAACTCCAGATCCTAATAATCAAGTTCAAGTTTATGAATATTTATTTGATAATACTAATCATACAGCCACTATAACTAAGTTTAATAATATTAATAATCAAAAAAATATTATAATACCTGCTTTTGTAAGTAAAGATAATATTGAATATAAAGTTAATAAGATTGCTAATGCAGTATTTTTAAATGCTAATCTTAATAGTGTAGTTTTTAGTGATACTATTAGTCAAATAGGTGATTTTGCTTTTGCGAATAACCAATTAAGTTCGATTATATTACCTAAAAACCTTAAGGTTTTAGGTAATAATGCTTTTAGTAACAATCCTTTTGCATTAAATACTAAAATTTATTTACCTTCAAATACTATTTGAGCTAAAGATAGAATTAATGCTGCATTTAATACTAATAATAATTATTCAACTATTATTAATGGTGTTAAAAGTATTATTCAAAACAATCAAGTTTATAATTTTAACACTCAAAATGATGCTTGAACGATTCAATCTTATCTTCCAGAAGTATCAGATTTAGCAACTAAGAAAGTTAATAGTGATCCTAATGCTTGAAACAATAGAGAACTTAGAGCTTATGATCAAAATAACTATCAAGCACTAAGATTCTATAATCCTAATATTGCTTATGATAGTTATGATGTATCAACTAATAGTATCTTATTTAAACATAGAAAAAATAATATTGGAATTTTAACTTTTAATAAACAAAATCAAACAATTAATTATCATCCTTATAGTTATAAATTAAAAAATAAAAATCATTTTACTAAATTCAGTATTTATTCACCTACTAAAAATAGTTATACATATATCAATGATTTAACTAATGATAGTGAATTTTTTGATGATTCTAAGACAATTAATTATCAAATAGGAGATATTATTAGTTTTGATAATTTAGATTTAGGTGATATTAATTTATTAGTCTCATCTAACTTTAGTGATCTAAATAATATTAGCAATCTTAATCAACTTTATAATCTCAATCTAAGTAATAGTTATCAAACTCAAGGAACTATTAGTTTTATTATTACTAAATATGGATTAAGACCTTATAAAGAGTTGTATAACATACAACCAATAGTAATTAATGATAATAAAATTATCATTAAAGGAACTACTAAAGCTAATTCAAAAGTAGTAGTTAATTATAAAAATCAAGAATATACAACCACAAGTGATAATTTAGGTAAATTTAGTTTAACTATTGCTGTAGCTAATTATGATTATAAAATAGTTAATGATATAGTAGTTAAATTAGAAAATCAAAAACCTATTACTACTCACATAGTAGCAAATAATTTTAGAGATAGTAATTTCTATATTAAATGATCAAATGGTTCTAAAGAATATAAAATTAAGCTTGCATTTAATGATTTTGCTAAAAATTTATTTGCAACTACAGTAGATATTCCTGCTTCATTTAATACTATACACAATAAGTATAATGATAATATACCTGATCAATTAGGTTTAATCAATGAGCAAAATCAAGCTTTAAAAATTGAGTTTTTAAATAGTAATCATCAAGTAATTTCAAGTTCAGAAATTAATGCTTCTATGAGTATTAGTCAAATTAATCAACAATTAGCAAATATTAATTATACTAATGCTAGTTATATTAATATTACTTTAGAATCTAATCATCAATCAATTACAGCAACCCAAGGTAATAATCATATTAAGCTCCAACCAATTAATAACAAGCATAATAGTTATCAAATAGCAATTAACAATGGACAATTAAGTTCAATTAATAATCAAAACTTTAATCATTCATTTGATTATGGTTGAAAAATTCAAAATGGTTTAATGGTAACTAATGAAATTTATGGTAAATTGCAAACTAATGGTTATGCTAAAGATTATAATGATATTAATCAACTAATGCAACAAGTAGCTAATGAAATAACTAAAGGATTAGCTACAGATTATCAAAAAGCTGCAGCTATTTCTCAATGAGTATCTCAAAATGTCAGATACACTTACTTTGGCTCTTTTTCAAATTACCAAGTAAGTAATGAATATGTCTTTAAACGCTTAGCAGGAGTTTGTGGTAATTATGCTGCATTAGCTGCAATTTTAATGTCTCAAGTTGGAATAGTTGCTAGAGTAGTAGATGGTTATGCTACTACTCCTGCAAGTAAATGAAATAACTTTAAAAGCATTGGAATTGATCACGCTTGAATGCAATTTTGATCAAAAGATTTAGCAACTTGAATTACTTTTGATCCAACTTGAGGAATTACTTCAAATATTGGTCAAATTCAACCAGTATTTAATTGAAGACGATCTAAACAATTTGTCATTATGGTCTTTTGACCAAAAAATACTAATTATTTAGATTATTTTAAAGGAAATCAAGATCAAGCATTTTATATGTTAAACAATATTTATGCAATCTATAATGGTTATTATTCTAATGCTCCAAAGCTTGATGGAATAGCTAATTTAGCTAAATTATTAAATCAAGCTAAAGACTTAAAAGATGGTCAATATTTAGAGGTTAATTAAGCTTAAATCAATAAAAAATCGACAGATATCTGTCGATTTTAGAATCAAGTATTATTGGTCTTTAGCTACTGAATCACGATATTTTAAGCGATAAAAATCAATATATTTATCATTGATTTTTAATGTGGTTCAAGCATTAGTGGGTTTATTATATATCTTCTTACATAATTCATTAGGTGTATATAATTTTGAGTTATATTTTAGTTTTCCATTTTTATCAAAATGTAAAACTAAATCATCTAATATTACATCATCTTCCTGAGTTTCCAAGTTTTAACAAAAAACAATAAAAAGAGCATTTTATTGCTCTTTTTTTAACTTTTTCAAAAATTTACATTGTAATTTATGGTTTTTGAGTTTCTAATATCTTTTTGATAATAGCAAAATCATTTAAATGTTGCATATTATCTTTATTTTCTATTAATTTTTCAGTGATAATTTTTGAATTTACTACTTCAACATATTTATTAGCACTTAAAATTGCTTTTATTAATCTTGTGTTGGTAAATCTTTCATTTTTAACACCTAATACAGGTTCTAGGTTTTTATTTACTAAAGTTAGTAAATATCTCATAAGAACTAATGATATAAAGCATAAAAGGAAATATCCTTCAATGTGTTTGTCACTTCGCACATACACAGGTCTGATTCTTAAAGCGTTTTTTAATGTTCTAAAGTTTTCTTCAACTTGTCATTGTTTTGCATATAAATCAACAACATCTTGAACTGTAAGATCGTGTCTTGATGTTTCGTAAGCATATAAACCATCAAACTTTTTATCTCTCTCGATTTTTTCATAATCTAACTTGTATGAAGTTGTTTTACCATTTTCAATTTCTTTAAAGAATTTGTATTTTTTACCAGCAAGCAAATCAGCTTGAGCAACAATACCATTTTTAGCTTTTTTATTGAAATTATCAATAAGAATTTGTCTATCTTGTTTATCTTTTTTAGCACGTTTTTCACTATAAGTTATTATTCTACGTCTAGTTCTTCCGTTTGGACGTTTTTTCTGTCATAGCGATTCATAAGTTTCTTCTTTAAATTTAAAATTATCTAAATCAACATATCCTTCAGGATCTTGAGCGAATAATTTAGTTCTTTTAGTAGCGATTTTTAATCTGTAAGAGATTATAAAATCAATATTATTTTGTTCTAGGAATCTAATGTTTTTATTGGTACTCATTCCTCTATCAGCAATTATTGTAACCATTCTAAGGTTGTAAATTTTCTTGATTTCGTTGATAAATGGAATGAAAGTATTTGGGTCAGCTGTATTGCCTTTAAATAATTTGTAATGGATTGGAATACCATTTTCATCAGTGATTAAACCCACTACAATTTGATCTTCTTTGAATTTTCCATCTTTTGAATATCCAGGGTGTTTAAGACCTAAACTTGTAAAAGTTTCAAAATATACAGTTGATGAATCAAATCACATAACATCAACAGATCTTAGGTTTTTAGAAATTAATGAATTATTGATGTTTTTTAAAATAGTTGTTTTATTATCTGAAAGATAATCTAAAGAGTTGTAAAATGTAGTCTTTTTTGAATCAAATTCAATTTCATAATCAGGAATACTTTCAAAAGTTTTAATAAGACTTTGTTGTTTTAGGATACGTGTTGAAATTATAAATTTCAATATTTTTATTAATTCTTTTGATCTTGTTTCTTTTGTCTTCTCAAAAATATCCAAGTCATCAATTGTG
Coding sequences:
- a CDS encoding transglutaminase domain-containing protein, whose protein sequence is MKFKNKKILLATLSTCISIGGLTIACSKTPNTIQSPVKTPDPNNQVQVYEYLFDNTNHTATITKFNNINNQKNIIIPAFVSKDNIEYKVNKIANAVFLNANLNSVVFSDTISQIGDFAFANNQLSSIILPKNLKVLGNNAFSNNPFALNTKIYLPSNTIWAKDRINAAFNTNNNYSTIINGVKSIIQNNQVYNFNTQNDAWTIQSYLPEVSDLATKKVNSDPNAWNNRELRAYDQNNYQALRFYNPNIAYDSYDVSTNSILFKHRKNNIGILTFNKQNQTINYHPYSYKLKNKNHFTKFSIYSPTKNSYTYINDLTNDSEFFDDSKTINYQIGDIISFDNLDLGDINLLVSSNFSDLNNISNLNQLYNLNLSNSYQTQGTISFIITKYGLRPYKELYNIQPIVINDNKIIIKGTTKANSKVVVNYKNQEYTTTSDNLGKFSLTIAVANYDYKIVNDIVVKLENQKPITTHIVANNFRDSNFYIKWSNGSKEYKIKLAFNDFAKNLFATTVDIPASFNTIHNKYNDNIPDQLGLINEQNQALKIEFLNSNHQVISSSEINASMSISQINQQLANINYTNASYINITLESNHQSITATQGNNHIKLQPINNKHNSYQIAINNGQLSSINNQNFNHSFDYGWKIQNGLMVTNEIYGKLQTNGYAKDYNDINQLMQQVANEITKGLATDYQKAAAISQWVSQNVRYTYFGSFSNYQVSNEYVFKRLAGVCGNYAALAAILMSQVGIVARVVDGYATTPASKWNNFKSIGIDHAWMQFWSKDLATWITFDPTWGITSNIGQIQPVFNWRRSKQFVIMVFWPKNTNYLDYFKGNQDQAFYMLNNIYAIYNGYYSNAPKLDGIANLAKLLNQAKDLKDGQYLEVN
- a CDS encoding IS1634 family transposase, whose protein sequence is MKKEKWIIVRSKRKDTYYITAAISNGHARGYKRSIGLGNLEKLEKSTKDPINLLKEACVNWDPEWPKDKILQEVNKVLKNSVVESKVVNYGHQVLFNTIDDLDIFEKTKETRSKELIKILKFIISTRILKQQSLIKTFESIPDYEIEFDSKKTTFYNSLDYLSDNKTTILKNINNSLISKNLRSVDVMWFDSSTVYFETFTSLGLKHPGYSKDGKFKEDQIVVGLITDENGIPIHYKLFKGNTADPNTFIPFINEIKKIYNLRMVTIIADRGMSTNKNIRFLEQNNIDFIISYRLKIATKRTKLFAQDPEGYVDLDNFKFKEETYESLWQKKRPNGRTRRRIITYSEKRAKKDKQDRQILIDNFNKKAKNGIVAQADLLAGKKYKFFKEIENGKTTSYKLDYEKIERDKKFDGLYAYETSRHDLTVQDVVDLYAKQWQVEENFRTLKNALRIRPVYVRSDKHIEGYFLLCFISLVLMRYLLTLVNKNLEPVLGVKNERFTNTRLIKAILSANKYVEVVNSKIITEKLIENKDNMQHLNDFAIIKKILETQKP